The Streptomyces sp. NBC_00440 genome contains a region encoding:
- a CDS encoding electron transfer flavoprotein subunit alpha/FixB family protein, which yields MAEVLVYVDHLDGVVRKPTLELLTLARRIGDPVAVALGAGAPDTATVLAEHGAVKVLTAEAPEFADYLVVPKVDALQAACEAVSPVAVLVPSSAEGKEIAARLAVRIGSGIITDATDLEAGDGGPVATQSAFAASFTTKSRVSKGTPVITVKPNSAPVEAAPAAGSVEALSVSFGEKATGTKVVSRTARESTGRPELTEAAIVVSGGRGVNGAENFHIIEALADSLGAAVGASRAAVDAGWYPHSNQVGQTGKSVSPQLYIANGISGAIQHRAGMQTSKTIVAVNKDAEAPIFDLVDYGIVGDLFQVVPQLTEDITTRKG from the coding sequence ATGGCTGAAGTTCTCGTCTATGTCGATCACCTCGACGGTGTTGTCCGCAAGCCCACTCTGGAGCTTCTGACGCTGGCGCGCCGGATCGGTGATCCGGTCGCTGTCGCGCTGGGCGCGGGCGCCCCCGACACGGCTACCGTGCTTGCCGAGCACGGTGCGGTGAAGGTCCTGACCGCTGAGGCTCCCGAGTTCGCCGACTATCTGGTCGTGCCGAAGGTGGACGCCCTGCAGGCCGCGTGTGAGGCGGTGTCGCCGGTCGCGGTGCTGGTTCCGTCCTCGGCCGAGGGCAAGGAGATCGCTGCGCGTCTCGCGGTGCGTATCGGCTCCGGGATCATCACTGATGCCACCGATCTGGAGGCCGGTGACGGTGGCCCGGTCGCCACGCAGTCGGCGTTCGCCGCGTCGTTCACGACCAAGTCCCGTGTCTCCAAGGGCACTCCGGTGATCACGGTCAAGCCGAACTCGGCGCCGGTCGAGGCGGCCCCGGCCGCGGGCTCGGTGGAGGCGCTGAGCGTGTCCTTCGGTGAGAAGGCCACCGGTACGAAGGTCGTCTCGCGTACTGCGCGGGAGTCGACCGGGCGTCCGGAGCTGACCGAGGCCGCGATCGTGGTCTCGGGCGGGCGTGGGGTCAACGGTGCGGAGAACTTCCACATCATCGAGGCGCTCGCCGACTCGCTCGGTGCCGCTGTCGGTGCTTCGCGCGCGGCGGTGGACGCGGGCTGGTACCCGCACTCCAACCAGGTCGGCCAGACCGGCAAGTCGGTATCCCCGCAGCTCTACATCGCCAACGGTATCTCCGGCGCGATCCAGCACCGGGCCGGTATGCAGACCTCGAAGACCATCGTCGCCGTCAACAAGGACGCCGAAGCCCCGATCTTCGACCTCGTCGACTACGGCATCGTCGGCGACCTCTTCCAGGTCGTCCCGCAACTCACCGAAGACATCACCACCCGCAAGGGCTGA